From a single Maylandia zebra isolate NMK-2024a linkage group LG3, Mzebra_GT3a, whole genome shotgun sequence genomic region:
- the LOC143412414 gene encoding uncharacterized protein LOC143412414, whose amino-acid sequence MAAVDVMNPHYGWGLKKNLLKEYTKKYVGKSLDQDSAPLSTAEPGSVEQMVRKTENLEGSQLRLLTHGMCEIIIIFPDGQRHSFWLHKIKLEAMIVGCFKEEVLKKLFLLVFVDYTTENIKLHFDGRPLDDDSASLADCGIKDGSAVQMTRKVKGG is encoded by the exons ATGGCGGCAGTCGATGTTATGAACCCCCACTACGGGTGGGGGTTGAAGAAAAATCTGCTGAAAG AATACACTAAGAAATATGTAGGAAAGTCACTGGACCAGGACTCTGCACCACTGTCCACTGCCGAGCCTGGCTCAGTTGAGCAGATGGTGAGGAAG ACGGAGAACCTGGAAGGATCACAGCTTCGCCTCCTAACCCATGGAATGTGTGAAATCATCATTATCTTTCCTGATGGTCAGAGGCATTCGTTTTGGCTGCACAAGATAAAGCTTGAAGCAATGATTGTGGGCTGTTTTAAAGAGGAAGTGCTGAAAAAGCTCTTCCTCCTAG tttTTGTAGATTACACAACGGAAAATATCAAACTGCACTTTGATGGCAGGCCACTGGATGACGACTCTGCATCACTGGCCGATTGTGGAATCAAAGACGGCTCAGCTGTACAGATGACGAGGAAAGTTAAAGGAGGCTGA